In the Candidatus Methylacidiphilales bacterium genome, TTTTCCCTGGAATGCCCTCGGTGTCTCGCAGATCGAGTACCCGGTGATTGCCCAGATCGCCGAGTTGGGGGGGATCGGGTTGATTTCCTGGCTGGTCATTTTTGGCGGAACGGTCATCGCCCTCACCGGCCTGCGCATCATCCAGGAATCCCACGCGCGTGCGACCGGTCCCCGGCCCCTGCGCCCCCATTTTGAGCTGATGGCTGTGTTGGCGTTGATTGGTGCGGCCGTCTACTTCGGCAGCGGGCGGTTGACCGTGCGTTCACCCATCCTTGGCACGCTTCAAGTCTTGGCGGTCCAACCCGATATCCCGCAGGATCCCTGGGGCGAGGGGATGGAAGGTGCCGCCGCACTGCGCCGTTGTATGGAATTGACGGAAAATGCGCTGGAAGGCAGCCCGCCCGTCGATCTGCTTGTTTGGCCGGAAACCCCGATTCCCGGGTCCCTCGACGACCTGCCGGAGTTCCAGTCTTTCCAGCAGCGGGCGGTGCCGAAATGGGCCTCGGCTTTTCTTTATGGCACCGTTCTGCGGCGCGGCTTTGAAATCGCCAATTCGGCGGTCCTGGTCCAGCAGGACGAACCCTATTACCAGTCTTACGACAAGATGCACCTGGTCATGATGGGGGAATATGTGCCCCTGGCCGGGATCTTCCCGTTTTTGCGCCACTGGGTGCCGCTGGGCACGGATTTCACCGCTGGCAAGGAGGCCAGGAACCTGGACCTTGCGCTGACCTGGCGCCTGGCCCCGCTCATTTGCTTCGAGGACAGTCTCCCCGGGGTGGCCCGTCGCTTTCTCGGGGGAAACCCGCATGCCTTCATCAACATCACCAACGACGGCTGGTTCGGGCGTTCCTGGCAATCCTGGCAACACCTCCAACAGGCCCGCTTTCGTTGCATCGAGTTCCGCCGCCCGATGATCCGGGTCGCCAACAATGGGGTGACGGGCTGGATCGATGAACGTGGGGTGTTGCGCGGGGTGCTGCGCGACCCGCAGACCGGCCGGGTCCAGGTGTCGGGAACGATGCGCATGCAGGTGCCGTTGCCCGCGATCCGGCAGACGTTTTACGCCCGCTGGGGGGATTGGCCCGGCTGGCTTTCCCTCTGGATCGTGGCCGCCGCGGGCATCCGCGCCTGGATCCGCAGTCCGCTCGAACGCCGTCGCCGCGACGCTGGCCAGCGGCCCGCCCGGGGGTAAAGTATTCCCATGGCGCTGCGCAGCCTGGTCGTCGATTTCAATTCCTACTTTGCTTCGGTCGAACAACAGGTCGATCCGACCTTGCGCGGCTTTCCCGTGGGTGTGGTGCCGATGATGGCCGATTCCACCTGTTGCATCGCCGCCAGCTACGAGGCCAAGGCCTTCGGGGTCAAGACGGGCACCCGCGTGGGCGATGCCAAAAAAATGTGTCCCGGCATCCGCCTGGTCGAGGCCCGGCATGAAACCTACGTCGAATACCACCACCGCCTGGTCGCCGCAGTCGAATCCTGCATCCACGTCGACGATGTCTGGTCGATCGATGAGATGGTCTGTTCCCTGCCAACCAACTGGCGCGACCCGGCAAAAGTCCGGGAAATCGCCCGGCGGATCAAGGACGCGATCCGCGACCAGGTGGGCCATTGCCTGCGTTGTTCCATCGGGGTGGCGCCCAATCCGTTTTTGGCCAAGACCGCCTCGGACATGCAGAAGCCCGACGGGCTGGTGTTGCTCGATCTGGCCGACCTGCCCGGGCGCCTCTACGGGCTGGAGTTGCGCGATCTGTGCGGGATCGGCGAGCAAATGGAAGCGCGCCTGCACCGCCACGGCATCCGCACCATGCGCCAATTGTTGGAGGCCGATGTCCACAAGTTGCGCGTGGTCTGGGGCGGGATCGAGGGCGAACGCATGTATGGGAAACTGCGCGGGTTGATGGTCTACGAGCCACCCACGCACCATGCCACCGTGGGCCACTCGCATGTCCTCCCGCCCCAGGAGCGCAACGAGCCCGATGCCTACGCCGTGCTCCACCGCCTGACCCAGAAGGCGGCGGTGCGCCTGCGCAAGATGGACTGCCACGCCGGGGCGATGCATCTTTCGGTGAAGTACGGCGACCGAACCCGTTGGGGCAGCGACATGCGTTTCAACGAAACCCAGGACACCCTGCAATTCATCCGGGTGCTGGCCGCGCTGTGGGAACGGCGTCCCGTGGGAAAAAATCCGCTTGCTGTCGGCATCACACTGCTCCGCCTGACGGAAAAACAGCTCGTCACCCCGTCGCTTTTCGAAACGGAGGAAAACCACCGCAAACTCAGCCACCTGATGGACGAGATCAACCTCAAGTTCGGGCGGAACAGCGTTTTTTTGGGCGGTTCAATCGAAGCTCTCAGGTCCGCGCCGATGCGGATCGCCTTCACCCACATTCCCGACCTGGAGACGGAATCGGATGACTGAAGACGGGACGGCTCGGGTTTTGGTTGCCTCTGTCCCCCCGGTCCGGTCTGATGGTGGGGTGACCGATTCCTCCCGCGCCGCCGATGTGAAGGCCTACTTGATGGGCCTGCAGGACCGCATCTGTGAGGCCTTCGAGAAGCTGGAAGGCGGTAATGGGGCCCGCTTCCGCCGTGACACCTGGGAGCGCACAGAGGGCGGGGGAGGGGGAGGTGACACACGCGTATTGGCCGGGGGCGGGGTCTTCGAGAAGGCCGGGGTGGCATTTTCCCATGTGCGCGGCGGGGCGCTTCCCTCCTCCGCCAGCGCCCACAGGCCTGGTCTGGCGGGGCGTCCCTTCGAAGCCATGGGGGTTTCCCTCGTCATCCACCCGCGCAATCCCCACGTGCCGACCTCGCACGCCAATGTGCGCTTCCTCAGCACCACGGCGGAGAACGGCGATTCCGTTTGGTGGTTCGGCGGCGGCTTCGACCTCACACCTTACTACCCGGTCATTGAAGATGTCCGACACTGGCACCGGACGGCCCGTGCGGCCTGCCAGCCTTTCGGTCCGGAGATTTATCCCCGGTTGAAAAAACAATGCGACGACTATTTCTTCCTCAGGCACCGGAACGAAACCCGCGGGGTGGGTGGGCTGTTCTTCGACGACTGGAACTGCTGGGATTTCGAACGCTGCTTCGCACTGATGCGCAGCGTGGGCGACCATTACCTCCCGGCCTATCTTCCGATTGTGGAAAAAAATGCGGGACGTCCGCACGGCGGGCGCGAACGAGAGTTCCAGTTGTACCGCCGGGGCCGCTATGTGGAGTTCAACCTGGTTTACGACCGCGGTACGCTCTTCGGCCTGCAAAGTGGCGGGCGCACCGAGTCGATCCTGATGTCCCTGCCTCCGCTCGTCCGTTGGGAATACGGCCATGAGGACGCGGCGGGCAGTGCGGAAGCCGCCCTGGCCGACTACCTGAGGCCGAGGGAATGGTTGGAGGAAGCATGAGCACGTCGCGCGAACGATTCCTGACCGCCGCGCGGGGGGGGAGGCCCGACCGTGCGCCGGTCTGGTTGATGCGGCAGGCCGGTCGTTACCTCCCCGAATACCGCGCGCTCAAGGAACGGTACAGCTTTCTTGAAATGGTGCGGACGCCGGATCTGGCGGCCGATGTCACCCTCCAACCCATGCGGCGCTTCCCGCTCGATGCCGCCATCATCTTTTCCGACATCCTGGTCGTCCCCGAGGCCATGGGGCAGCCCTATCACTTCAAGGACACGGGAGGCATCGCGATGGATTACATCCTGGAGCGCCCCGACCAATTCGATTCGCTGGCCGGGGTCGGGGCGGCCGCGCGTTTGCAGTATGTTCCCGCGGCCCTCCGGTTGGTGCGCCAAGCCCTGGGACCTGACAAGGCGCTGCTCGGATTTTGCGGTTCTCCCTGGACCCTGGCCACCTACATGGTCGAAGGCGGAAGTCCGGGCGAGGGGGCCCGCATCCGGTCGCTGTTCCACCACGACCGCGCTCGCTTCGATCGGTTGATGGAAAAAATCACCAGCGTGTGCGGCGACTACCTCCTCATGCAGGTCGAGGCCGGGGTGGATGCGGTCCAGATTTTCGACAGTTGGGGGGGATTGTGCGACGACGCCATGCTGGAGGAGGCCACCCTCAAATGGATGCGTCAACTTGTCGTTAGGCTTCAGGGGCGTGTTCCGGCGATTGTCTTTGGCCGGGGTCAATCCCACCGGGCCTTGCAGGTGGCCGGCACGGGAGCCCAAGTATTGAGTCTGGACACGGGGGCCGATCTGGCGGCGATCCAGGCCACCCTGCCCGTGGGTATGGCGGTGCAGGGCAATTTGGATCCGCTGTTGCTAACCGGTGATCCACAGGCCGCGGTTTCCGCCACCCGGGTTTTGCTGGCCTCGACCCGGGAACGTGGGGCCCACATCTTCAACCTCGGCCATGGCATCACCCCGCAGGCGAGGGTGGAAACGGTGGCCGCAGTCATTGATGCCGTGGCTGGAGCATCTTCCTCATGAAAAAAGCCAAGCGGGTGGCCATCCTCGGGGCCGGCATCAGCGGACTGGCCGCGGCATGGAAACTGCGACAGTTGGGGGCGGAGGTGACGGTTTACGATCCCTCGCCCGAGCCCGGTGGGGTCATTCGCACGCTCCGCCACGAGGGGTACCTGCTGGAACTCGGCCCGAACACGGTTTTGGAAAAGGGCGGGGCTCTGGCGGAGTTGATCGAGGGTTGTGGATTAAGGGGCGAAGTTCTATCCCCCCTGCCGCAGGCCCGGAAGCGGTTCATCTACCACGGCGGTGGTCCGGTGGCCGCTCCCTCCGGCCCGCTTTCATTCCTGACCTCACCGCTGCTGGGTGTCCCGGGTAAAGTCCGCCTGCTCTCCGAGCCCTTCCGCGAACCCGGAACCGCCGGGGATGAGTCGGTGGCGGCTTTTTTCAGCCGCCGTCTGGGGGTCGAGGCCGTGGAGCGCTTGATCGATCCCTTCATCTCCGGGATTTATGCGGGCGACCCGGTTCGTCTTTCCGCGCGTTTTGGTTTTCCGAAGTTATGGGCATGGGAACGGGAGCAGGGTTCGCTGCTCAAGGGGGCGCTGCGCGGCCGGAAAGCCCCCGGTCCGCGCGTCCGGGCACGCATGTTGTCGTTCCGGCAAGGACTGTCCGCACTGCCCGCTCGACTGGCGGCGGAATTGGCGTCGTCGTGGCGTCGCGAGGCCGCGAATGGAATCGCGTCCTCCGGTCCGGGCTGGCGGGTCAACGGGGAGGGGCCGCACGATGCCCTCGTCAGCACCCTCCCGCCACGTTCTCTCGTTCCTCTGTTGCGGGAGGGATTCCCCGGTGAAGCCCCGCGGGCCCTGGAGAGTTATCCTCATTCGAGTGTGAGGGTTTGGCATTTTGGCGTCGAGCGGCGACGGGTCCGTCATCCCCTCGATGGATTCGGGGTGCTTGCCCCTTCGGCGGAAGAACAGCCCATTCTGGGCATTCTCTTTTCCTCCAGCATCTTTGCCGGGCGGGCTCCGGAGGGCAGGGTGTTGCTGACCGTCTTCCAGGGCGGGGTGCGGCATCCCGAGTGGTGCCTCCCCGATGCGGGGTCGGAGCCGTCGGCACAAGCCGCGGCCTGGGGCGCCGTGTGCCGATGGCTGGGCATCGATGGCGGCCCAGACATGGTCCACCACCATCTCTGGAATCCGGCCATCCCGCAATATGAGGTCGGCCATCAGACCCGGCTGGACGCCCTCGACCGCTTGGAAGCCGCGCATCCGGGACTGTTCCTTGGCGGCAACCTGCGCGGTGGGGTGTCGGTGTCCGATTGCGTGGCCTCCTCCTTCCAATTGGCGGAACGGGTGATGGCCGCATCTTGATGCTTGCGGGCGCCTGTCTCCCGGGGCACATTGGAATGCTCCGTCCATGAATCTGATTTGCATCGGGGTCGACCACCACGCCAACTCCGTCGAGGCACGGGAGCGCTTGTCGCTCGGCGGCGATTCGCTCGAATCCACCCTGCGATTCTTCGGCGTCCACCGGTCCTTTGCCGAGATGGTCATCCTCTCCACCTGCAACCGGGTGGAATTCTACCTCGCCACCCGCATGACCACCAGGCAGGCGGTGGCCGAACTCAAGGACAGCCTGAAGGACTTCCTGGAAATCCGCGACACCGGCTTGGACAAGGGATACATCCACCGAAACGAGGAGGCCATCCGCCACCTCTTCGAAGTCTGCAGCGGTCTGCAATCGATGGTCATCGGTGAAACGGAAATCTTCGGCCAGGCCAAGGAAGCCTATCTCATGGCCAAGCGGACCGGATCGAGCGGCCCCGTGCTCAACCGCCTCTTCCAAACCGCCTTCAACGCCGCCAAGGCCGTTCGCACCGCCAGTGCGGTGGGCCGGGGCCATATCTCGGTGGCTTCGGTTTCTGTCCAGGCCGCCATCCGCATCCTCGGCTCGCTCAAGGGCAAACACGTCCTGGTGCTCGGAGCCGGCGACACCGGGGAAAAAGTCACCGAGGCCCTTTACGGTGCCGGGGTGCGCTCGTTGTTCTGCACCAACCGGCGCGCCGAACGCGGGTTGTCGCTTTCCGAGGCCTACCAGGCCAGCTTCATCCCGTGGGAAGCATGGAAAGGCCGCCTTTGCTCCATGGACATCCTCATTTGCTCGACTTCCGCCCCCCACGCCGTCCTTGAGCGGGGGGATCTGGCCGTCTTTGCTTCGCGTTTTGTCCGCCAGCCCCTCTTGATCATGGATCTGGCCGTGCCCCGTGATGTGGATCCCGCCGTGGCCCAAATCCCGGGGGTTTGCCTGCTCAATGTCGACGACCTCAAACAAGTGGCCTCGGAGAATCTTTCCGACCGCCTGAAGGAACGCACCCGGGCCCTGGAAATTCTCGAGCCGAGGGCGGAAAAGTTGGTGCAACTCTTCTACAAGAACGACATTCTCCACCGTGACGAACCCGTCCGTGTTTCCCGCAACCGAAAGACCGCCCGCTCCAACTCCTGAATCCATCCCCATGGCCAACCCCTTGCTGCATATCCAGAATCTCACCTATCGCTACGGCGAACGCGTGGCCCTGCGTGAATTTTCCCTCGGGGTGAACGCCGGGGAAATCTTCGGCTTCCTCGGACCGAACGGCGGCGGCAAGACCACCCTCTTCAAACTGCTGACCACCTTGCGTGCCCCACAGGAAGGCGAGATCCATCTCGGCGATGATTCCTACCGTGGCCCCCTCGATGCCATCCGCGCCCGAATAGGCTGTGTCTTCCAGCACCCGGCACTCGACAAAAAATTGAAGGTCGCGGAAAACCTCCGCCACCAGGGCCACCTCTACGGACTCGGCGGCGGCGAACTCGAGTCGCGCATCGACGCCCTTCTCGCGCGTTTCGGACTGACCGAGCGCAAGCAATCCTTCGTCCAGGACCTGTCCGGCGGTCTCCAGCGCCGGGTGGAAATCGCCAAGGCCTTGCTCCACCGCCCGCAGATCCTCCTCATGGACGAGCCCAGCACCGGTCTCGATCCCGGCATCCGCATGGAATTGTGGGAGTATTACGAGCAAATGCGACGCGAGGACGGATTGACCCTGCTCATGACGACCCACCTGTTGGAGGAAGCGGAACGCTGCGACCGCATTGTCCTGCTCGATGAAGGCAGGATCATCGCCGAAGGCGCGCCCCAGGCCCTGCGCGAATCGCTCAGCGGCCGCATCCTCCGGCTCTCCGGTGGCAATCTTCAAGAGCTGGCCGTGCGGGTCAAATCCCTCACCACCCATACGGTGGAAGTCCAGGCCCGCGAAGTCGTGGTCCGTCTGCCTACGGGGGCCGAGGATGAAGCCGCGCGCATCATCCGGGAAATCGGTGCCGCGGCCGAGTCCGTCAACCTGGCCCGTCCGACCCTGGCCGATGTTTACCAGGCCAAGGTGGGCCGCACCTGGGCCGGCAAGGAGAAATCATGAGCACCACGCAACCGCTACGCTGCAACGCCCTGGCCAGCATCACCCTTTTGCAAAGGGAAATCGTCCGCTTCCTGCGCCAAAAAAACCGCGTCATCGGGGCCCTGGCCACGCCGGTGGTTTTCTGGCTCCTGCTCGGCTTCGGTGTGGGCAATTCCTTCCGCGCCGATTCGCTCCCGGGACAGATTTCCTACTTGGAATACTACTATCCCGGGATGTTGGTCATGATCGTCCTCTTCACCGCGATTTTCTCCACCATCTCCATCATCGAGGACCGGCGCGAGGGCTTCCTGCAAAGCGTGCTGGTGGCCCCGGTGTCGCGGGCCAGCATCGTCCTCGGCAAGGTATTGGGCGGAGCCGCCCTGGCCACCCTCCAGGCCGGGTTGATGCTGGTGGTGGTCAAATGGGCCGGTTACAGTCCCTCGCTTCCCGGTTTCGCTAAAATCCTCCTCGTCATCGTGCTGCTTTCCATGTCCCTGACCGCGCTGGGTTACCTCATCGCGTGGCCGCTCGACTCCACGGCGGGCTTCCACGCCATCATGAATATCTTCCTCCTCCCCCTCTGGCTGCTCAGCGGCACCCTCTTCAGCCAGGACAGCGCCCAGGGCCTGGTCTACTGGATGATGAAACTCAATCCGCTCACCTACGGACTGGCGGCCCTGCGTTATGGATTCTATCCGCCGGGCTCGCCCTGGCTGGCCGGCCTCCCCCCCGAGGGATTCTGCTACCTCGTCACCGTGGTCACCGGCTTGGTCCTCTTTGCCGGTTGTTTCGCCATCACGCTCAAGCGACCGGGCCATTAGTCCCAGCGGCCATGCCCCATGCCAAACTCCGAGGAACTGCTGGACGAAGGAAACAGCGCACTCGCCCTGGGCGAGCTTGAACAGGCGGTGGAATGGTATCGCCAATCCACCGTGCACGATCCCGCTTTCTTCGAGGGCTGGCAGGCATTGGGCATGGCCCTGGTCAAATTGAACCGGGCACCCGAAGCGGTCGAGGCCTTGAAAACTGCCGTCACGCTCCACCCAGACGACCAGATGGCCTGGAGCAGTCTTTCCCTGGCCTACGGACGGAACGGGCAAATCCAGGAGGCCGAGGACGCCGGGGCCAAGGCCCGCATCCTTTCCTGGGGCGGCAAGGTTTCGAAGATGAAGCCCGTTGAGGGTCCGTCGCTGCAACCTCCGGCCAATACCTAGAGCATTTTGCATTTAATCTGCCGCTCGTTCTCGTACTCATTCTCATTCTCGTGCTCTCTGAATGGGAGAGAACGTGCACGAGAGCGAGTAAGAGAAACGAGTTGAAACCACTGCTCGTTAAACGCAAAGCGCCCTAGTGCCCTTCCCATTTCATCGGAGGCCTAGATTGTTAGTTGTAGGGCGACGGGGACTGCGGCCCAACCAATGATTGAATGAACGCAGATCGGAATTGCTCCAGGCATACGGGCATTCGCATTTCGGGAGGGCGAAGCTCCAGGCTCCCCCGCAGGCGTGCGGGGCTGAGCCGCCCTTGGATGAAAGACCCCCAAACGGCTCGGCGGGAGCCTCGCCCTCCCGTTGGCCATTTTGGTTGCTCAGTAGGGTAGGATGTCAAATGGACAAACTAACTCTTTAATACCTGCCAGGCAAACGCGGGCCCCTGGTAGATGAATCCGGTGTAGGACTGGACCAGCACCGCACCGGCATCGAGTTTTTCCCGGGCGTCATCGGCGGTGAAGATCCCGCCCACCCCGATGATCGGGAGTTTTCCGGACGTTTCCCGGTGGATGAAGCGGATGATCTCCGTGCTCTTCGCGGTGAGGGGACGCCCGCTCAGACCTCCGGTTTCCCGCAGGGCGATACTGCTGTGGTCGAGGGTGGTGTTGGTGGCCACGATGCCGTCCAGTTTCTCTTCCAGCACAAGTGCCAGGATGGCGGCGATGTCCTCCCGCGCGAGGTCGGGGGCGATTTTCAGGAGGAGGGGCTTGCGTTGCGGGGCGGCCTGATTGGCTTCCTGCAGGGTGCGCAGGATGGGGCGCAACTGGTCCGGAGCCTGCAGGTTGCGCAGGCCCGGGGTGTTGGGGGAACTGACGTTGACCACGAAGAAATCGCCGTAGGCATGGAGCCTTTCAAAGGAATAGCGATAATCCCCGGGGGCCTCTTCCAGCGGGGTGGATTTGGATTTGCCCAGATTGATGCCGATGGGGAAACCGGGCCGTGGCTTCCATGCGGCCAGCCGGGCGGCGAGGACGTCGGCTCCGTCATTGGGGAAACCCATGCGGTTGACCAGTCCCTGTTCCCGCGGGCAGCGGAAGATGCGGGGGCGCGGATTGCCCGGCTGCCCGTGCCGGGTGATGGTGCCGACTTCCATGAAGCCGAACCCGAGGTCGTGGAAGGCGGCCAGGGCCTGGGCGTTCTTGTCGAACCCCGCCGCCAAACCGAGGGGGTTGCGGAATTTCAGGCCGAACACTTCCAGTGGCCGCGAGGGGGCGGGACGGAATCCCGCCATGAGCCGGGCCAGAGGCGTTTTTCCCATCAGGGCCATGCTGAAGTGGTGCACGGCCTCGGGGTCGAACTGGAAGAAGAACGGGCGGAGGATGGAGGTGTAGGCGGACATGGGCTTATTTTCCGATGCAGAAATTTTTGAACAGGCGGTCGAGGATGTGTTCGTTGGTCACCCGGCCGGTGATTTCCGAGAGGGACTGCAGGGCCAGGCGCAGGTCCGAGCTGACCAGTTCCGGCGGCCGCCCGGTCGATTGCCCCTCGCGCGCGGCCAGGAGGGCGTCGCGTGCCCGGGCCAGGAGGGCCTCGTGGCGGCTGTTGATGGCCAGGGCATCCAGGCCGCCGCTGGTTTCGTCCATACGCAGGTGGCTTGCAATGCGCTGGCGCAATGCATCCAGCCCATGGCCGGTTTTGGCGGACACCGCCAGCCACTCCTCCGGCAGCGGGCCCGGGTGCAGATCGCATTTGGAACGGAGGTGGAGGACCGGGGCGGAGCCGGTGTCCTCCAGCAGTTGCGTTTGGGGCTGCGGCTGTGGATCAAGCG is a window encoding:
- the lnt gene encoding apolipoprotein N-acyltransferase; translation: MKGFPHARLSILVSTALLSGLCAYLAFAPASQPALAWVFPMPMVVACYFLRPLRLWEAAGCGALAGLGFYGPSLFWLTEVSVAGWFAVVLFCTVFLVLWLPVLACVTGRLPAALNAHSSLLAAFFAACAFTGLEWVRGWIGTGFPWNALGVSQIEYPVIAQIAELGGIGLISWLVIFGGTVIALTGLRIIQESHARATGPRPLRPHFELMAVLALIGAAVYFGSGRLTVRSPILGTLQVLAVQPDIPQDPWGEGMEGAAALRRCMELTENALEGSPPVDLLVWPETPIPGSLDDLPEFQSFQQRAVPKWASAFLYGTVLRRGFEIANSAVLVQQDEPYYQSYDKMHLVMMGEYVPLAGIFPFLRHWVPLGTDFTAGKEARNLDLALTWRLAPLICFEDSLPGVARRFLGGNPHAFINITNDGWFGRSWQSWQHLQQARFRCIEFRRPMIRVANNGVTGWIDERGVLRGVLRDPQTGRVQVSGTMRMQVPLPAIRQTFYARWGDWPGWLSLWIVAAAGIRAWIRSPLERRRRDAGQRPARG
- a CDS encoding ABC transporter permease, which gives rise to MSTTQPLRCNALASITLLQREIVRFLRQKNRVIGALATPVVFWLLLGFGVGNSFRADSLPGQISYLEYYYPGMLVMIVLFTAIFSTISIIEDRREGFLQSVLVAPVSRASIVLGKVLGGAALATLQAGLMLVVVKWAGYSPSLPGFAKILLVIVLLSMSLTALGYLIAWPLDSTAGFHAIMNIFLLPLWLLSGTLFSQDSAQGLVYWMMKLNPLTYGLAALRYGFYPPGSPWLAGLPPEGFCYLVTVVTGLVLFAGCFAITLKRPGH
- a CDS encoding tetratricopeptide repeat protein, producing MPNSEELLDEGNSALALGELEQAVEWYRQSTVHDPAFFEGWQALGMALVKLNRAPEAVEALKTAVTLHPDDQMAWSSLSLAYGRNGQIQEAEDAGAKARILSWGGKVSKMKPVEGPSLQPPANT
- the hemE gene encoding uroporphyrinogen decarboxylase; the encoded protein is MSTSRERFLTAARGGRPDRAPVWLMRQAGRYLPEYRALKERYSFLEMVRTPDLAADVTLQPMRRFPLDAAIIFSDILVVPEAMGQPYHFKDTGGIAMDYILERPDQFDSLAGVGAAARLQYVPAALRLVRQALGPDKALLGFCGSPWTLATYMVEGGSPGEGARIRSLFHHDRARFDRLMEKITSVCGDYLLMQVEAGVDAVQIFDSWGGLCDDAMLEEATLKWMRQLVVRLQGRVPAIVFGRGQSHRALQVAGTGAQVLSLDTGADLAAIQATLPVGMAVQGNLDPLLLTGDPQAAVSATRVLLASTRERGAHIFNLGHGITPQARVETVAAVIDAVAGASSS
- a CDS encoding ATP-binding cassette domain-containing protein; its protein translation is MANPLLHIQNLTYRYGERVALREFSLGVNAGEIFGFLGPNGGGKTTLFKLLTTLRAPQEGEIHLGDDSYRGPLDAIRARIGCVFQHPALDKKLKVAENLRHQGHLYGLGGGELESRIDALLARFGLTERKQSFVQDLSGGLQRRVEIAKALLHRPQILLMDEPSTGLDPGIRMELWEYYEQMRREDGLTLLMTTHLLEEAERCDRIVLLDEGRIIAEGAPQALRESLSGRILRLSGGNLQELAVRVKSLTTHTVEVQAREVVVRLPTGAEDEAARIIREIGAAAESVNLARPTLADVYQAKVGRTWAGKEKS
- the hemG gene encoding protoporphyrinogen oxidase codes for the protein MKKAKRVAILGAGISGLAAAWKLRQLGAEVTVYDPSPEPGGVIRTLRHEGYLLELGPNTVLEKGGALAELIEGCGLRGEVLSPLPQARKRFIYHGGGPVAAPSGPLSFLTSPLLGVPGKVRLLSEPFREPGTAGDESVAAFFSRRLGVEAVERLIDPFISGIYAGDPVRLSARFGFPKLWAWEREQGSLLKGALRGRKAPGPRVRARMLSFRQGLSALPARLAAELASSWRREAANGIASSGPGWRVNGEGPHDALVSTLPPRSLVPLLREGFPGEAPRALESYPHSSVRVWHFGVERRRVRHPLDGFGVLAPSAEEQPILGILFSSSIFAGRAPEGRVLLTVFQGGVRHPEWCLPDAGSEPSAQAAAWGAVCRWLGIDGGPDMVHHHLWNPAIPQYEVGHQTRLDALDRLEAAHPGLFLGGNLRGGVSVSDCVASSFQLAERVMAAS
- the hemA gene encoding glutamyl-tRNA reductase, producing the protein MNLICIGVDHHANSVEARERLSLGGDSLESTLRFFGVHRSFAEMVILSTCNRVEFYLATRMTTRQAVAELKDSLKDFLEIRDTGLDKGYIHRNEEAIRHLFEVCSGLQSMVIGETEIFGQAKEAYLMAKRTGSSGPVLNRLFQTAFNAAKAVRTASAVGRGHISVASVSVQAAIRILGSLKGKHVLVLGAGDTGEKVTEALYGAGVRSLFCTNRRAERGLSLSEAYQASFIPWEAWKGRLCSMDILICSTSAPHAVLERGDLAVFASRFVRQPLLIMDLAVPRDVDPAVAQIPGVCLLNVDDLKQVASENLSDRLKERTRALEILEPRAEKLVQLFYKNDILHRDEPVRVSRNRKTARSNS
- the hemF gene encoding oxygen-dependent coproporphyrinogen oxidase — protein: MTDSSRAADVKAYLMGLQDRICEAFEKLEGGNGARFRRDTWERTEGGGGGGDTRVLAGGGVFEKAGVAFSHVRGGALPSSASAHRPGLAGRPFEAMGVSLVIHPRNPHVPTSHANVRFLSTTAENGDSVWWFGGGFDLTPYYPVIEDVRHWHRTARAACQPFGPEIYPRLKKQCDDYFFLRHRNETRGVGGLFFDDWNCWDFERCFALMRSVGDHYLPAYLPIVEKNAGRPHGGREREFQLYRRGRYVEFNLVYDRGTLFGLQSGGRTESILMSLPPLVRWEYGHEDAAGSAEAALADYLRPREWLEEA
- a CDS encoding quinone-dependent dihydroorotate dehydrogenase; amino-acid sequence: MSAYTSILRPFFFQFDPEAVHHFSMALMGKTPLARLMAGFRPAPSRPLEVFGLKFRNPLGLAAGFDKNAQALAAFHDLGFGFMEVGTITRHGQPGNPRPRIFRCPREQGLVNRMGFPNDGADVLAARLAAWKPRPGFPIGINLGKSKSTPLEEAPGDYRYSFERLHAYGDFFVVNVSSPNTPGLRNLQAPDQLRPILRTLQEANQAAPQRKPLLLKIAPDLAREDIAAILALVLEEKLDGIVATNTTLDHSSIALRETGGLSGRPLTAKSTEIIRFIHRETSGKLPIIGVGGIFTADDAREKLDAGAVLVQSYTGFIYQGPAFAWQVLKS